The nucleotide window TAAATTTGGTGAATTCATGGATTTAATTTACACTTCAGGTTGTGTAGATGATACAATCAGTCTAAACTTATTTTTTTTAGTTTATATTCGTTTATGTAATGGGAATAAAAGAAAAAGAATATTAAGAACATTATTAATAATATAAATATTGATTTAAAGGGGGGTGAAAAACGTGGCAAACCCGATATTAGCTGTGGTCATATCTTTCTTTTTCCCTGGTTTAGGTAGTGTTTACGCTGGTAAAACAATGATGGGAATTGTAATTTTCATTATTGCAATTATTCTGGCAATATTGTACTCAATGGTCTTCTATTGGATAATAATCCTGTACATCATTGTCTGGATATACGGTATGTATGATGCGTATACCACTGCCAAAGCAACTGAAGTAGAATCATAATTTTTCTCCATATTTTTTTTATTTTATTATATGTAGGAGGTAGAAAAATGGATATTGACTGGGGAGCAGTAATTGTAGGTTTCATCTTATCAATAGTTTTGGGGGCCGTTTTTGGCATAATTATTCCCGCAGTGGGTTCAGTTCTCGGTTTACTCATAGCTGGAATAGTAGTAGGTTACATGGTAGGCGGAACTGCCGGTAATGGTATGGCAAACGGTGCAGTATCTGGTTTATTTGGGGCCATTGTTCTGTCTATACTAATGCTCATATTCGGTACCCTGATCCTGGGCCTAATTGGATTCGCAGCAGCCACTTTAACTTCATTAGTACTGTTTATAGCATTCTTCGGGGTCATGATCATAATGGCCATTGGAGGAGCTCTTGGTTCTTTGATCAAAGGAGAAGCGTAAAAGCAGCCTAAAATTTAAAATTATTTTTTTTATTTCTTTATTTTTTCATATTTTAGAGCAAACTATATTTTTTTAAAACTCCAAAAAGTATAATAGCGTTTAAATTGATTATTTAAAACGAATAATAAAGATTACATTGTTCAATAGAGTGGAGTTATGAAGGTAAAATCATGATCGATCAAAAGAATATTCTCATTGGAACAGTACTGGCAGTGGTACTGGTTGTTGTTTTAGGGATGTTAATCCCATTAATCGGGGGTGTTATTGCCCTGATAATAGCAGGAATAGTGGTTGGATATCTGGTCAACCAGAGTGTAAAGATGGGGGCAATACACGGAGCTTTAATAGGCCTATTCACCGGGATAATATATGTTATCATAATATACGCAGTTTCCGGATTCTCACAAAAGATAATCGGAGGCTTAATTATCTACTCCTTAGGTTTCATACCAGTATACATTCTCCTAGGACTCGGTGGTGGGATCATTGGTTATGTGCTAAAAGCAAGGCAACAGACCGGAACATTACCAGAAGAGATTCCAGAAGAAACTACTTATAAAGATGATGATGAAGAGGTATAAACTATTAAAAAACCTAGGATTTATCCTTAACTTTTAGGATTTATCACTAGCTTTTAGGATTTATCACTAGCTTTTAGGATTTATCACTAGCTTTTAGGATTTATCACTAGCTTTTAGGATTTATCACTAGCTTTTAGGATTTATCCCTTTTTACTTTTCAGGATTTATTCTTTAACATCTCAAACTTAAATTAAAAACAGGGAAATTAAATAAAACTGGACTTTAAAAACTGGACTTAAAATAAAAACAGAATAAAACTGGAATAATTCTAATAATTGAGGAGTGATGTAAATGATAGATTGGAAAGCAGTTGGAGTAGGATCGCTTATAAATGCGGTTTTAACCATTGTGTTAACAATTTCTGTTTTTCCCCTGTTCTTCATGGGCCCAATAATAGGGGGCCTGGTGGCAACCTACATTGGACGTGGTGAGAAAAAAGACGCACCAGTGGAAGGTGCATTAACCGGCATTATTGGCGGACTCATAATAGGAATTCTCTTCGTTGCTGGATTTGGAGCTTTAAGTGCCATAATAGGCCTTATATTTGCTAAAGTAGGTTTAGTGGCCGGTGCGATGACTCTGATAGCTGGTCTTTTCATCACTATATTTTCCATATTCCTTGGCGGAGTTCTGGGCACTGTTGGAGGATTTATCGGTGCTGAGATCAGAGAAAACGGTGGTTGAATTCTCTTCTAAAACGGTAGTCGATTCTTTTAAAACGGTGAGTGAATGGTTTTAAAATAATAGGTTACTGTCTATTGTTTTTCAACCCACTATTTTTTTTAAACATTTTTTAGTATAATCTAATCTATTTTTATAGAATATACTCTACTTTTATAGAGTATACTGGATTTTAAATCCAATTCCTGCACTGATTCAGTTAAATAAGATTTATTTTAGAATTTCAATGATCCTGGTATCAGCATCAACTTCAACCAGGTCACCATCCTCTAGAATGTCAAGAACATCCTCTTCAGGCTGGTCAACCATTGGAATGCTGGCCATTATAGCTCCAGTGGCTATGATGGGCTCTGCTTCCAGGGCAATGATGGCCAGTGGTGCGGTTTTATTTTTAGCCATCTGGAAGATCACATAGGATCCCACGGTGGAACCCTTCCCTGAAGGGATAACCAGTACCTTACCACTTATATTCTGCTGGTAAAGCTCATGTTCTCGATCAGTGATATTTCCAGTCTGGGGATCAACACCACCCAGGAAACTCAAAGGTTCATGGGAGAGGATCACAGCTCCTTTGGCTTGTCCACGTGAAATTTTACGACATGTGATATGATGGGAAGTCATATAATTAGTTCCTCTTTTTATTTCTTTATATCTTTAATTATTTCATTATTATTTATGGTATCCTGAGCTATCAGTATCAGAATCTATTGTATCAACCATTTATTCCAGTTCTAACTCGATTCCTCCAATAAATGGCCTTAAATAGTTGTATAACAGAGCCATGAGGGCGTATAGTATGAAGATGATTATGAACATACCAATGGTATTTCCTAAGAAGTAACCAAGCCCACCGGGGACATTTCCGGTGGCAAAGTACATGGCCAGTGTTGGTAAGGAGAATATGAAGTTCAAAATGGTCAGTACCACAGCACTTATAAGAGCCAGGGGGATGGGCTTTATTTTCTTGATTTCAAAGGAGTTATCCTTTATTGTATTGAATTTTAATCTTATTCCGCCCATCTTTGGGGCCAGGAAATTGTACACCAGTGCCATGAGGGCGGTGTATATGAAAGTAAACACGAAAACCAGTATGGGAATTCCAATTATCATTACCACAATTCCTATCAGTCCAATAGCACCTAAACCTTCTAATCCTGCCATAGAACTGCTTGTGCTGATTGATGCAAGGGCTGCACCCTGTAAAACCACAACCAGTAATGGTGCAACTATCAACATTATCAGGAAGGTTAAAATGGTGTAAAGGGAAGATGCCATTAATGATAGGGGGATTACAGGTACTGATCGGATCTCTTTCATTTCAACCATGCCCAGCTTAATACCTCCTATCCGGGGCACCAGTAAATTGTAGATGAAAGCTATGAGGAATGAGGTTAAAATGCTAAACAAAAATGATCCTACCGGTAAAATAATGATAATTGCCACAGAGGCAGTCATCAGGAGACTGTTAATGATGTGGGATTCTGAAGGTAGGAAAACAGCCACCACTCCCAGTACTAGAATTAGTATTAACGCGTAGATTAAGCCCAAAACAGCTGATATCGAAGAAGACATCAGAGTGAAGGGGACAATAGCCACAGACTTTATTTCTTTTAA belongs to uncultured Methanobacterium sp. and includes:
- a CDS encoding DUF5518 domain-containing protein, whose amino-acid sequence is MIDWKAVGVGSLINAVLTIVLTISVFPLFFMGPIIGGLVATYIGRGEKKDAPVEGALTGIIGGLIIGILFVAGFGALSAIIGLIFAKVGLVAGAMTLIAGLFITIFSIFLGGVLGTVGGFIGAEIRENGG
- a CDS encoding DUF5518 domain-containing protein produces the protein MIDQKNILIGTVLAVVLVVVLGMLIPLIGGVIALIIAGIVVGYLVNQSVKMGAIHGALIGLFTGIIYVIIIYAVSGFSQKIIGGLIIYSLGFIPVYILLGLGGGIIGYVLKARQQTGTLPEEIPEETTYKDDDEEV
- a CDS encoding DUF126 domain-containing protein, yielding MTSHHITCRKISRGQAKGAVILSHEPLSFLGGVDPQTGNITDREHELYQQNISGKVLVIPSGKGSTVGSYVIFQMAKNKTAPLAIIALEAEPIIATGAIMASIPMVDQPEEDVLDILEDGDLVEVDADTRIIEILK
- a CDS encoding DUF5518 domain-containing protein; this encodes MDIDWGAVIVGFILSIVLGAVFGIIIPAVGSVLGLLIAGIVVGYMVGGTAGNGMANGAVSGLFGAIVLSILMLIFGTLILGLIGFAAATLTSLVLFIAFFGVMIIMAIGGALGSLIKGEA